From a region of the Helianthus annuus cultivar XRQ/B chromosome 5, HanXRQr2.0-SUNRISE, whole genome shotgun sequence genome:
- the LOC110939823 gene encoding 3-oxoacyl-[acyl-carrier-protein] reductase, chloroplastic: MGDHTEFVPWDELSGKVVMVTGASSGIGRDLCIDLAKAGCKIIAAARRTDRLTSLCDEINRRQRRSSSGNGEVLDGVGAVAVELDVSAKGPTIEASVKRAWDAFGRIDVLINNAGIRGNLRSPLEWSEEEWNNIVRTNLTGTWLVSKYVCTCMRDASQVGSVINISSISGLQRTEVPGGLAYASSKGGVVTLTKVMAMEMGRFNIRVNCICPGIFRSEITEKLLQKDWISKVVEKTVPLRTYGTTDPALTRLVRYLIHDSSKYISGGVFIADAGYTLPGVPIFSSL; the protein is encoded by the exons ATGGGAGATCATACTGAATTCGTGCCGTGGGATGAGCTTAGCGGGAAGGTTGTGATGGTGACTGGAGCATCGTCGGGGATAGGCAGAGACTTGTGTATTGATCTGGCAAAAGCTGGGTGCAAAATCATTGCAGCAGCACGGCGGACGGATCGTCTGACGTCTCTATGTGATGAGATCAACAGACGCCAACGAAGGAGCAGTAGTGGTAACGGTGAAGTCCTTGATGGTGTTGGAGCTGTGGCTGTGGAGCTTGATGTCAGTGCTAAGGGTCCGACCATTGAGGCCTCGGTCAAAAGGGCGTGGGACGCATTTGGGCGTATTGATGTTTTGATTAATAATGCAGGGATTAGAG GCAATTTGCGATCACCATTGGAGTGGTCTGAAGAAGAATGGAATAATATCGTGAGAACAAATTTGACCGGAACATGGTTAGTGTCAAAGTACGTTTGTACATGTATGCGTGACGCTAGTCAAGTAGGATCAGTCATCAACATATCATCTATATCTGGTCTTCAACGTACAGAAGTACCTGGAGGTCTTGCTTACGCCTCTTCAAAGGGTGGAGTTGTCACATTGACAAAG GTGATGGCTATGGAAATGGGTAGGTTCAATATCAGGGTGAACTGCATTTGTCCCGGGATTTTCAGGTCTGAGATCACAGAAAAGCTGTTACAAAAGGACTGGATCAGTAAGGTGGTAGAAAAAACCGTTCCGTTAAGGACATATGGCACAACTGATCCTGCACTGACCCGACTAGTTAGGTATCTGATTCATGACTCGTCCAAGTACATAAGTGGCGGTGTGTTCATTGCCGATGCAGGTTATACCTTACCCGGTGTTCCCATTTTCTCTTCCCTTTAG
- the LOC110939822 gene encoding 3-oxoacyl-[acyl-carrier-protein] reductase FabG, whose protein sequence is MGDHNVHSEFEPWGELSGKVVLVTGASSGIGREFCIDLAKAGCRIIAAARRVDRLKSLCDEINRLQRTSSSSNGEVTDGVRAVAVELDVSAKGPAIEASVKRAWDAFGRIDVLINNAGMRGNVRSPLKLSEEEWDTMMRTNLTGTWLVSKYVCTYMCEASQGGSVINISSISGLNRGELPGGLAYACSKVGVVAMTKVMAMEMAMFNIRVNCICPGVFRSEITEGLLQRDWVSKVVEKVVPLRTFGTTDPALTRLVRYLIHDSSKYLSGSVFIADAGTTLPGVPIFSSL, encoded by the exons ATGGGCGATCACAATGTGCATTCCGAATTCGAGCCTTGGGGCGAGCTTAGCGGAAAGGTTGTGTTGGTGACCGGAGCATCATCCGGGATTGGCCGAGAGTTTTGTATTGATCTGGCAAAAGCTGGCTGTCGGATCATTGCAGCTGCACGACGGGTGGATCGTCTGAAGTCCCTATGTGATGAGATCAACAGACTCCAACGGACGAGCAGTAGTAGTAACGGTGAAGTCACTGATGGCGTTCGAGCTGTGGCTGTGGAGCTTGATGTCAGTGCTAAGGGTCCGGCCATTGAGGCCTCGGTTAAAAGGGCGTGGGATGCATTTGGGCGCATTGATGTTTTGATTAATAACGCGGGGATGAGAg GGAACGTGCGGTCTCCATTGAAGTTGTCTGAAGAAGAATGGGACACTATGATGAGAACAAATTTGACAGGAACATGGTTGGTGTCGAAGTATGTATGCACATACATGTGTGAAGCGAGTCAAGGAGGATCCGTCATCAATATCTCATCAATTTCAGGTCTTAACCGCGGAGAACTTCCTGGGGGTCTTGCTTATGCCTGTTCAAAAGTAGGCGTTGTCGCAATGACTAAG GTGATGGCAATGGAAATGGCAATGTTTAATATCAGGGTGAACTGCATTTGTCCTGGGGTTTTTAGGTCTGAGATCACAGAAGGCCTGTTACAAAGGGACTGGGTTAGTAAAGTGGTTGAGAAAGTAGTTCCTTTAAGGACATTCGGCACAACGGATCCTGCGCTAACCCGACTAGTCAGATATCTGATTCATGACTCGTCCAAGTACTTAAGTGGTAGTGTGTTCATTGCCGATGCGGGTACCACCTTACCCGGTGTCCCAATTTTCTCTTCGCTTTAA